CGCGCCCCGGCGGGAGCGACCGGTCCCAGCCGCGCACGCCGTAGGCGTCGAGGACCTCGACGACGCGGTCGAGCGGCAACGACTCGATCGTCCCTCGGTGCCCCGTCACGGTCGTCGCGCGGAGCATCGAGTTGTAGATAGCCTCCTCCGTGGCCTCGGCGACGGCCTGGAAAAGGGGCGACATGGCGTCGTTGGGGACGAGCGCGTCGCCGTCGCGGTCGGTCGAGAACGCGATGACGTAGTCGCCCGAGCCGTTCGTGAAGGCGGCGCCGGTGCGGGCGAGCCCGGCGAGAGCCCGGTGCGCCAGCCGCTCCAGCAGCCGGGCGTCGAGCGGGGCGTCGGTCGCGACGACGATCATGACGCTGCCGTCGGCGCTCTCGCCGAGCGCCTGCTGGAAGGCGAACTGGCCCAGCTCTCGGCCGACCGGCGCGCCGTTCATCGTCAGGACGCCGCCGAAGTTGGACTGGACGAGGACGCCGACGGTGTGCCCGCCGAGGGTCGCCGGAAGCGCCCGGCTGGCGGTCCCGATCCCGCCCTTCCAGCCGAACGCGACCGTGCCGGTCCCGGCGCCGACGGACCCTTCGGCGACCGGGCCACCGGACGCCGCGCCGAGCGCCTCCGCGACGTGTTCGGGCCGGACCGGCCGGCTCCGGATGTCGTTCAGGAC
This sequence is a window from Rubrivirga marina. Protein-coding genes within it:
- a CDS encoding P1 family peptidase, producing the protein MLRLVLLALAATLAAHAQPSPEADRPRARDLGLAVGILPPGPLNAITDVAGVRVGHATVVEGDAVRTGVTAILPHGGNVYAERVPAAVAVGNGYGKLLGVTQIRELGEIETPILLTCTLCVWRAADALVEILLEQPGMEEVRSINAVVGETNDGVLNDIRSRPVRPEHVAEALGAASGGPVAEGSVGAGTGTVAFGWKGGIGTASRALPATLGGHTVGVLVQSNFGGVLTMNGAPVGRELGQFAFQQALGESADGSVMIVVATDAPLDARLLERLAHRALAGLARTGAAFTNGSGDYVIAFSTDRDGDALVPNDAMSPLFQAVAEATEEAIYNSMLRATTVTGHRGTIESLPLDRVVEVLDAYGVRGWDRSLPPGRE